The Ailuropoda melanoleuca isolate Jingjing chromosome 17, ASM200744v2, whole genome shotgun sequence DNA segment atttgtgtttactccactccccttcccccccccacctcttttttAACCAAGTTAGCTAGTAGCTGTTAGTTTTATAAAAGAACAGGTTTTTTCACTAAGTTACATCTGTTTAGTTCTCATTCTCTTttactgatttctgcttttttgctttatttgtaatatttccttccttgtcttttattctttcttgtacttaaattttactgaaaaaaCATTCATTGCTATGGATTTTCCTCTTACCATGGCTTTCACATGTACCCAGTAgtttaatatgtaatattttcattatttacaaaaaaactTCTATAATTTTTGTTTGGATTTCTTTAACCCAAgtcttttataaatttatttttaaggctttatttatttgagagaatgcacccaagcagggggagaggcagaggcatagagagaatcccaagcatactCCTCCCCGCTGAACAGAAAGCCCAACATGGACTTggtcccatgacccatgagaccatgacccgagcggaagccaacagtccaatgcttaactgactgagccaccctgagtcttttaaatagattttttaaatttccaggtagaaggccattttgttttgttattgatcATTTTAAGTTTACTTACAATACGTTTTGTGTCCACTGTACGTGCCGATGATGCAGAATTTATCTTCTAAAGTCGGATCTATATATCCATGGGATCGACTTCACTGATCATTTGTTTTGGTCAACTGATGTTTTGTAGGACGGCGGATGCTGGCTCTGTGTAGGGTCTTTTTCCATCCGTGGTTGTGCTTCATCAAGCAGCTGCTGTCACTTGCACAGAAGTCAGTTTTATGTCGTGAATTAAATGTTTAGTATTAAAAGGTGCCTTTTTACATGTATTGCTTTTGTCTTGAATCCTGTTTTTTTCCCTGCGCaccagcatgagcaggagggaggggcagagcgagaagcagactgctgagcaaggagcctgacatgggactcgatcccacgaccctgagttcatgacctgagctgaaggcagacgcttcacccactgagccatccagcctcCCCAAAAGaggtcattttaaaaactgtgtccACTTTGTTCATACTGTTATTTTGACCCTTTCTGAATACAGGAGGTAATTAGATCTGGATTTTTAAGCCAAGTTgaaattttttcccttctagtTGCTGATTAGttctgtttacatttatttttatgacgGATGCATTTGGTCTCCATTTCTTGCTTTATTAGCTATATTCCTTTTTGTAGGACGGGTCTtcttgaatctttaaaaagaatattttctggcATTtaggaaagtttttgttttgaccACATATTCTGTAACCTTTTACTATCTCAGTTTTTAGTGGCCTTAACTCTCCGGGTCTCTGCAGGTCTGCGGACTCTGTCTGCTTCCTCGCTTCGTCTCCGAGTCGGCCACATTCTGTCCTAGGCTTCCGCCCTCACCGGAACACCGCCTGTGTACCGTGTTTGCGTCTGTTAAAATCCTGTCTGTTGTTCTGCCACAGCTCTTGAAGTGACCTCTTGGTTGGATGAAGCTTATTCCCTAGATTTCTGAAGGACTCACGGATGCTAGGTTCTTATGTTTCAACGACGGGTTTTCTCACTGTAAATTCTGTGCCTTTTCTGCGGGCGCACGTTACttgcccccgcccctgcccgcaGGTGGAGGTGCAGACCGGAACCTCCCTTAGGTCTGCAGTGAGGATGTTTGAGGTGATACAGGCATGTCCTTCGTAGTTTGGTGGCGAGTTAGCTTCTTTCCTTGATGCTTTTCAGAAGATGAACTCTTCATCCTCTTCCTTCCAGGACCGAGCCACATGTCCTTCTACGTTCGAACCCACAAAGGGTCAACACTTTCTCAGTGGTCTCTTGGCAATGGCACCCCGGTCACAAGTAAAGGAGGGGACTACTTCGTGTTTTACTCGCACGGGCTCCAGGCCTCGGCATGGCGGTTCTGGATAGAAGTACAGGTGGGACTTTCCCCGCATTGCTGCTGTCCCTGGTCAGGCTCCCAGGTGGCATTTGGGATCATTATTCTGCCTTCCTACAACTGGAGAACTAAACTAATTTTCTCTGCCAGGTCTTGGAAGAGCGGCCTGAAGGAATGGTCACTGTGGCCATTGCTGCCCACTACCTTTCTGGGGAAGATAAGAAATCCTCCCAGCTGGATGCTCTGAGAGCGAAGTTTCCAGACTGGACATTCCCCTCGGCCTGGGTGTGCACCTACAATCTCTTTGTGTTCTAGTCTTCCGGATGAGCGCTGAGTACACGCCGAGCGGGATACCCCCGTGACATAGTTTCCCCCGCGTGACATGGATGTTTGTAAGTCAGTGATTGAGCACCTGTTCAGAGAGCTTCGTGGGCTGACACGAAGGGCCAAGCACCATGATGGTGATGCTGTGGGGTTGTCACACATGGCCTTTCTGACACTTGACGCCGGTTTCCTGGCACTGAAGCACACACATGGGTACCACCACTACACACGTCAGTCTTCTCTAGGACCTCAAGGATAAAAGCCAACAAACCACTTCAGTAGCCCTCCCCTTAAGATCATGAAAGATGTGGAAGGTACTGTGAGCTGTTCATGAGACAAAGGACATTTCAACTGGAGACCAAGATCATGTGTTTTGTCAGAGGACGGTAGCTAAAATCTGTTTGCTGGAGTAATGATCCCCCTTGAGACTGACCGTTAGGGATTAGCAGGCAGGTTCAGCAACAGCTGGGGGAGAACCGGGGGGCTTCTGAGGCCCCCGCCTGTGCTGAGAGCTCTACTTCTTCAGGCAGCTGCTCAAATGTGCTTGGCTTCTCTGTAGCGAAGCCCGGGCTCCCACCATGGGAACCTCTGCTGAGCTGGGGACTCACGTCCTTCTGACAGGTGGTCCCTGAGAACTGTCGCTGTGATGCATTTCTGAGTTGCTTTTAAGGCTTGATCTCTACCTTTTCCCGTCCACCTTGCCAACTGAAGTGGAGTATTTGTTCCGCTACGTTTCCTGCGGGGCTCTTCTAGGCTCTTCTGGCTCGGGATGTCGCGTGGCAAGCACACAGGCTTGGTTCTGTCCTCAGAGCCTGGGGCTGCCGTGGTGGCTGCTCTGGGCTGGGAAGTGAGTGGGGTGAGGAGTGGCTgggcattttataaatatttattctcttcatttaATAGGCATGTTCTGTTATCCAAGGTTAATCCTTTAGGGTATAATTTTATTGATGCACTGAGtccttagttttgtctgttttctcaccAGTCTGAATAGTTTCTCCATCCCTGTCCGGCAGAGCTGGctttcctggggcaggagggggtggcTTACACTGCAGTGAGGCCACTGGAGCAGCAGCTGCTGGTATTAGGGTCCTGCAGAAGGGCAGGCCAAGGCCTTGAAGGTGCTGTTCATTTTGAAGATGGCTGTGTGGCTTGGGAGGCATGTCACGGCGGTGCCTCTCAGGGCTTCTTGGCTCTGGCAGTGGAAGGGCTTGGGGAGATGAGTGGTCAGTTCtcctagctttcttttttccattaagaAGCTGAAAAGGTTGGATAAATTCTGAGTTTAGCAAGCAAAGgccaaaaaagacattttttttaaaaagccacagtaAAACAAAGTGGCGCTAAGTGCAGGGCAGGAGGCCACTGAAGCTGCTTGTGACTGGTGGCCATAGTGTGCCTTCCCAGGCATGCTCCTCCCGCTGCCTGCCTCACCCGGGACTCCTTCAGCCCTGACCCGGCCACGCAGCCCAGCACGGCCGCAGCCAGGGCTGAACTGCAGGCTGTGCTGCAAGTACCGGGCTCCTGCCCCTGGTACGGGTGTCGCCAGCGGACTTCTGAGTTTGTCAGGTGGTGCAGAAGGACTGCAGTGTTCGTAGCTTGTAGAGATTCAGAGTTAGTTACGGACaaaaagtggtatctcaatgaatttcaaaatacagGCCTATTTTGTCCCTATGGTTAATCTGGAATAGATTTTTATGGAGGGGGGATCCCATGTTGAGGACGTGCATCATATGAAAgtgattttcccccctttgggAAGGATGTGATTCCCTTGCAGTAAACATCATGGTTTTCCTTCTGCCTTCATGTCATTTTCGTTTGTAAACAGTGTCTTTTGCTTTGGTTTTCGAGATGCTCACTGGTCTCAGGGCGGACTGCTTCAGTGCCGGAAGTGGCTGAGCGCTCAGACTTAGTCACGGCTCTGTTCATAGCACACGCGCGGTCCGTCGGCAGCCTCGGAGACGCCTCATTCAGAACTCACTTCTAAAAGGGTCTTTTCAAATTCTAACAAACGCAGTTTAAAAGTAGCCCAGGGTTGCACATTCAGTGAAAATGTGAAGAACTGTGGTTTTGAAGAAATGCTTACAGTTTACATGGCGTCTGACCTAAGAAAGTATCTGTTTCCCAGTTTAGCTGATGGAAATAAGCGCTGTAGGATTGCTAAGATGTCTCCACCAAGGGGGCCGTAGCCAGCTGCTCACTCAGGAAGCTGTAGCAAGAAGgatggtctttcctttcttttcactggTTTGCTGACTTGTTGAGGGTTAATTGTTGCCTTACATTAAACTTTTTAACCTACTAGGTTAGTATCATTAACAGAAAAACCAGATCTTTATTCTTCCGTATCCTCATCGTTGAAGGGTTATTTCCAGTCCACAAAgcctttttaaaacctttttaaaattgcttttaagaGATCTAGATGGCTCACGTGGGCAGAACGGGTATGCGAGTGAAGAGCAAAACAAGGAGATACTGGAATGCTTTTTACTGTGGAATGAAATTGTGCATCctattttgttaaatgttgagctttttaaaatcctctccACTGGCAAANNNNNNNNNNNNNNNNNNNNNNNNNNNNNNNNNNNNNNNNNNNNNNNNNNNNNNNNNNNNNNNNNNNNNNNNNNNNNNNNNNNNNNNNNNNNNNNNNNNNNNNNNNNNNNNNNNNNNNNNNNNNNNNNNNNNNNNNNNNNNNNNNNNNNNNNNNNNNNNNNNNNNNNNNNNNNNNNNNNNNNNNNNNNNNNNNNNNNNNNNNNNNNNNNNNNNNNNNNNNNNNNNNNNNNNNNNNNNNNNNNNNNNNNNNNNNNNNNNNNNNNNNNNNNNNNNNNNNNNNNNNNNNNNNNNNNNNNNNNNNNNNNNNNNNNNNNNNNNNNNNNNNNNNNNNNNNNNNNNNNNNNNNNNNNNNNNNNNNNNNNNNNNNNNNNNNNNNNNNNNNNNNNNNNNNNNNNNNNNNNNNNNNNNNNNNNNNNNNNNNNNNNNNNNNNNNNNNNNNNNNNNNNNNNNNNNNNNNNNNNNNNNNNNNNNNNNNNNNNNNNNNNNNNNNNNNNNNNNNNNNNNNNNNNNNNNNNNNNNNNNNNNNNNNNNNNNNNNNNNNNNNNNNNNNNNNNNNNNNNNNNNNNNNNNNNNNNNNNNNNNNNNNNNNNNNNNNNNNNNNNNNNNNNNNNNNNNNNNNNNNNNNNNNNNNNNNNNNNNNNNNNNNNNNNNNNNNNNNNNNNNNNNNNNNNNNNNNNNNNNNNNNNNNNNNNNNNNNNNNNNNNNNNNNNNNNNNNNNNNNNNNNNNNNNNNNNNNNNNNNNNNNNNNNNNNNNNNNNNNNNNNNNNNNNNNNNNNNNNNNNNNNNNNNNNNNNNNNNNNNNNNNNNNNNNNNNNNNNNNNNNNNNNNNNNNNNNNNNNNNNNNNNNNNNNNNNNNNNNNNNNNNNNNNNNNNNNNNNNNNNNNNNNNNNNNNNNNNNNNNNNNNNNNNNNNNNNNNNNNNNNNNNNNNNNNNNNNNNNNNNNNNNNNNNNNNNNNNNNNNNNNNNNNNNNNNNNNNNNNNNNNNNNNNNNNNNNNNNNNNNNNNNNNNNNNNNNNNNNNNNNNNNNNNNNNNNNNNNNNNNNNNNNNNNNNNNNNNNNNNNNNNNNNNNNNNNNNNNNNNNNNNNNNNNNNNNNNNNNNNNNNNNNNNNNNNNNNNNNNNNNNNNNNNNNNNNNNNNNNNNNNNNNNNNNNNNNNNNNNNNNNNNNNNNNNNNNNNNNNNNNNNNNNNNNNNNNNNNNNNNNNNNNNNNNNNNNNNNNNNNNNNNNNNNNNNNNNNNNNNNNNNNNNNNNNNNNNNNNNNNNNNNNNNNNNNNNNNNNNNNNNNNNNNNNNNNNNNNNNNNNNNNNNNNNNNNNNNNNNNNNNNNNNNNNNNNNNNNNNNNNNNNNNNNNNNNNNNNNNNNNNNNNNNNNNNNNNNNNNNNNNNNNNNNNNNNNNNNNNNNNNNNNNNNNNNNNNNNNNNNNNNNNNNNNNNNNNNNNNNNNNNNNNNNNNNNNNNNNNNNNNNNNNNNNNNNNNNNNNNNNNNNNNNNNNNNNNNNNNNNNNNNNNNNNNNNNNNNNNNNNNNNNNNNNNNNNNNNNNNNNNNNNNNNNNNNNNNNNNNNNNNNNNNNNNNNNNNNNNNNNNNNNNNNNNNNNNNNNNNNNNNNNNNNNNNNNNNNNNNNNNNNNNNNNNNNNNNNNNNNNNNNNNNNNNNNNNNNNNNNNNNNNNNNNNNNNNNNNNNNNNNNNNNNNNNNNNNNNNNNNNNNNNNNNNNNNNNNNNNNNNNNNNNNNNNNNNNNNNNNNNNNNNNNNNNNNNNNNNNNNNNNNNNNNNNNNNNNNNNNNNNNNNNNNNNNNNNNNNNNNNNNNNNNNNNNNNNNNNNNNNNNNNNNNNNNNNNNNNNNNNNNNNNNNNNNNNNNNNNNNNNNNNNNNNNNNNNNNNNNNNNNNNNNNNNNNNNNNNNNNNNNNNNNNNNNNNNNNNNNNNNNNNNNNNNNNNNNNNNNNNNNNNNNNNNNNNNNNNNNNNNNNNNNNNNNNNNNNNNNNNNNNNNNNNNNNNNNNNNNNNNNNNNNNNNNNNNNNNNNNNNNNNNNNNNNNNNNNNNNNNNNNNNNNNNNNNNNNNNNNNNNNNNNNNNNNNNNNNNNNNNNNNNNNNNNNNNNNNNNNNNNNNNNNNNNNNNNNNNNNNNNNNNNNNNNNNNNNNNNNNNNNNNNNNNNNNNNNNNNNNNNNNNNNNNNNNNNNNNNNNNNNNNNNNNNNNNNNNNNNNNNNNNNNNNNNNNNNNNNNNNNNNNNNNNNNNNNNNNNNNNNNNNNNNNNNNNNNNNNNNNNNNNNNNNNNNNNNNNNNNNNNNNNNNNNNNNNNNNNNNNNNNNNNNNNNNNNNNNNNNNNNNNNNNNNNNNNNNNNNNNNNNNNNNNNNNNNNNNNNNNNNNNNNNNNNNNNNNNNNNNNNNNNNNNNNNNNNNNNNNNNNNNNNNNNNNNNNNNNNNNNNNNNNNNNNNNNNNNNNNNNNNNNNNNNNNNNNNNNNNNNNNNNNNNNNNNNNNNNNNNNNNNNNNNNNNNNNNNNNNNNNNNNNNNNNNNNNNNNNNNNNNNNNNNNNNNNNNNNNNNNNNNNNNNNNNNNNNNNNNNNNNNNNNNNNNNNNNNNNNNNNNNNNNNNNNNNNNNNNNNNNNNNNNNNNNNNNNNNNNNNNNNNNNNNNNNNNNNNNNNNNNNNNNNNNNNNNNNNNNNNNNNNNNNNNNNNNNNNNNNNNNNNNNNNNNNNNNNNNNNNNNNNNNNNNNNNNNNNNNNNNNNNNNNNNNNNNNNNNNNNNNNNNNNNNNNNNNNNNNNNNNNNNNNNNNNNNNNNNNNNNNNNNNNNNNNNNNNNNNNNNNNNNNNNNNNNNNNNNNNNNNNNNNNNNNNNNNNNNNNNNNNNNNNNNNNNNNNNNNNNNNNNNNNNNNNNNNNNNNNNNNNNNNNNNNNNNNNNNNNNNNNNNNNNNNNNNNNNNNNNNNNNNNNNNNNNNNNNNNNNNNNNNNNNNNNNNNNNNNNNNNNNNNNNNNNNNNNNNNNNNNNNNNNNNNNNNNNNNNNNNNNNNNNNNNNNNNNNNNNNNNNNNNNNNNNNNNNNNNNNNNNNNNNNNNNNNNNNNNNNNNNNNNNNNNNNNNNNNNNNNNNNNNNNNNNNNNNNNNNNNNNNNNNNNNNNNNNNNNNNNNNNNNNNNNNNNNNNNNNNNNNNNNNNNNNNNNNNNNNNNNNNNNNNNNNNNNNNNNNNNNNNNNNNNNNNNNNNNNNNNNNNNNNNNNNNNNNNNNNNNNNNNNNNNNNNNNNNNNNNNNNNNNNNNNNNNNNNNNNNNNNNNNNNNNNNNNNNNNNNNNNNNNNNNNNNNNNNNNNNNNNNNNNNNNNNNNNNNNNNNNNNNNNNNNNNNNNNNNNNNNNNNNNNNNNNNNNNNNNNNNNNNNNNNNNNNNNNNNNNNNNNNNNNNNNNNNNNNNNNNNNNNNNNNNNNNNNNNNNNNNNNNNNNNNNNNNNNNNNNNNNNNNNNNNNNNNNNNNNNNNNNNNNNNNNNNNNNNNNNNNNNNNNNNNNNNNNNNNNNNNNNNNNNNNNNNNNNNNNNNNNNNNNNNNNNNNNNNNNNNNNNNNNNNNNNNNNNNNNNNNNNNNNNNNNNNNNNNNNNNNNNNNNNNNNNNNNNNNNNNNNNNNNNNNNNNNNNNNNNNNNNNNNNNNNNNNNNNNNNNNNNNNNNNNNNNNNNNNNNNNNNNNNNNNNNNNNNNNNNNNNNNNNNNNNNNNNNNNNNNNNNNNNNNNNNNNNNNNNNNNNNNNNNNNNNNNNNNNNNNNNNNNNNNNNNNNNNNNNNNNNNNNNNNNNNNNNNNNNNNNNNNNNNNNNNNNNNNNNNNNNNNNNNNNNNNNNNNNNNNNNNNNNNNNNNNNNNNNNNNNNNNNNNNNNNNNNNNNNNNNNNNNNNNNNNNNNNNNNNNNNNNNNNNNNNNNNNNNNNNNNNNNNNNNNNNNNNNNNNNNNNNNNNNNNNNNNNNNNNNNNNNNNNNNNNNNNNNNNNNNNNNNNNNNNNNNNNNNNNNNNNNNNNNNNNNNNNNNNNNNNNNNNNNNNNNNNNNNNNNNNNNNNNNNNNNNNNNNNNNNNNNNNNNNNNNNNNNNNNNNNNNNNNNNNNNNNTTTTTTACAAGGAATGGGTCTTAATTTTGGGAAAGGCTTTTTTCAGTATCTATAAAGATAATCTTAGGATTTTTCTTCCTTGGGTCTTTTGATAACGGTGTTTTCCACTAGGCCAtggctttgtattttctttacatgatgttggattttgtttgctaatatttagaaatgttgaaTTAAACATGGACCAATATCACagaatattactatttttttttggtactctTTAATCAGATTTAGGTATGTTACACATTATTAATGTATAAACATCATGAAAATGGTTAGTTGTCCTTAATTTCTAATGCCTTGGAACAGTTCTGGAAGCATTTGAACAATCTGGTTGAAAAGCTGGCTTACATTGCTCTCGGAAGCCAtctgggtgggttttttttttttgcaggagtAGTTTAACTTTTTCTTGGGAAATTGGTTTGCTTAAGATTTATATCTGTGTTGTACAGTTTTAGTAatctattttccttaaaaagtatCCATTTCATCTGGGTTTCCAAATTTCGTAGTATAGAGGTCTGCAGAGTAGCCACAtgtgattttaaacatttctagtgttcttactgtttttatatatttgtgtttactccactccccttcccccccccacctcttttttAACCAAGTTAGCTAGTAGCTGTTAGTTTTATAAAAGAACAGGTTTTTTCACTAAGTTACATCTGTTTAGTTCTCATTCTCTTttactgatttctgcttttttgctttatttgtaatatttccttccttgtcttttattctttcttgtacttaaattttactgaaaaaaCATTCATTGCTATGGATTTTCCTCTTACCATGGCTTTCACATGTACCCAGTAgtttaatatgtaatattttcattatttacaaaaaaactTCTATAATTTTTGTTTGGATTTCTTTAACCCAAgtcttttataaatttatttttaaggctttatttatttgagagaatgcacccaagcggggggagaggcagaggcatagagagaatcccaagcatactCCTCCCCGCTGAACAGAAAGCCCAACATGGACTTggtcccatgacccatgagaccatgacccgagcggaagccaacagtccaatgcttaactgactgagccaccctgagtcttttaaatagattttttaaatttccaggtagaaggccattttgttttgttattgatcATTTTAAGTTTACTTACAATACGTTTTGTGTCCACTGTACGTGCCGATGATGCAGAATTTATCTTCTAAAGTCGGATCTATATATCCATGGGATCGACTTCACTGATCATTTGTTTTGGTCAACTGATGTTTTGTAGGACGGCGGATGCTGGCTCTGTGTAGGGTCTTTTTCCATCCGTGGTTGTGCTTCATCAAGCAGCTGCTGTCACTTGCACAGAAGTCAGTTTTATGTCGTGAATTAAATGTTTAGTATTAAAAGGTGCCTTTTTACATGTATTGCTTTTGTCTTGAATCCTGTTTTTTTCCCTGCGCaccagcatgagcaggagggaggggcagagcgagaagcagactgctgagcaaggagcctgacatgggactcgatcccacgaccctgagttcatgacctgagctgaaggcagacgcttcacccactgagccacccagcctccccaaaagaggtcattttaaaaactgtgtccACTTTGTTCATACTGTTATTTTTACCCTTTCTGAATACAGGAGGTAATTAGATCTGGATTTTTAAGCCAAGTTgaaattttttcccttctagtTGCTGATTAGttctgtttacatttatttttatgacgGATGCATTTGGTCTCCATTTCTTGCTTTATTAGCTATATTCCTTTTTGTAGGACGGGTCTtcttgaatctttaaaaagaatattttctggcATTtaggaaagtttttgttttgaccACATATTCTGTAACCTTTTACTATCTCAGTTTTTAGTGGCCTTAACTCTCCGGGTCTCTGCAGGTCTGCGGACTCTGTCTGCTTCCTCGCTTCGTCTCCGAGTCGGCCACATTCTGTCCTAGGCTTCCGCCCTCACCGGAACACCGCCTGTGTACCGTGTTTGCGTCTGTTAAAATCCTGTCTGTTGTTCTGCCACAGCTCTTGAAGTGACCTCTTGGTTGGATGAAGCTTATTCCCTAGATTTCTGAAGGACTCACGGATGCTAGGTTCTTATGTTTCAACGACGGGTTTTCTCACTGTAAATTCTGTGCCTTTTCTGCGGGCGCACGTTACttgcccccgcccctgcccgcaGGTGGAGGTGCAGACCGGAACCTCCCTTAGGTCTGCAGTGAGGATGTTTGAGGTGATACAGGCATGTCCTTCGTAGTTTGGTGGCGAGTTAGCTGCTCTCCTTGATGCTTTTCAGAAGATGAACTCTTCATCCTCTTCCTTCCAGGACCGAGCCACATGTCCTTCTACGTTCGAACCCACAAAGGGTCAACACTTTCTCAGTGGTCTCTTGGCAATGGCACCCCGGTCACAAGTAAAGGAGGGGACTACTTCGTGTTTTACTCGCACGGGCTCCAGGCCTCGGCATGGCGGTTCTGGATAGAAGTACAGGTGGGACTTTCCCCGCATTGCTGCTGTCCCTGATCAGGCTCCCAGGTGGCATTTGGGATCATTATTCTGCCTTCCTACAACTGGAGAACTAAACTAATTTTCTCTGCCAGGTCTTGGAAGAGCGGCCTGAAGGAATGGTCACTGTGGCCATTGCTGCCCACTACCTTTCTGGGGAAGATAAGAAATCCTCCCAGCTGGATGCTCTGAGAGCGAAGTTTCCAGACTGGACATTCCCCTCGGCCTGGGTGTGCACCTACAATCTCTTTGTGTTCTAGTCTTCCGGATGAGCGCTGAGTACACGCCGAGCGGAATACCCCCGTGACATAGTTTCCCCCGCGTGACATGGATGTTTGTAAGTCAGTGATTGAGCACCTGTTCAGAGAGCTTCGTGGGCTGACACGAAGGGCCAAGCACCATGATGGTGATGCTGTGGGGTTGTCACACATGGCCTTTCTGACACTTGACGCCGGTTTCCTGGCACTGAAGCACACACATGGGTACCACCACTACACACGTCAGTCTTCTCTAGGACCTCAAGGATAAAAGCCAACAAACCACTTCAGTAGCCCTCCCCTTAAGATCATGAAAGATGTGGAAGGTACTGTGAGCTGTTCATGAGACAAAGGACATTTCAACTGGAGACCAAGATCATGTGTTTTGTCAGAGGACGGTAGCTAAAATCTGTTTGCTGGAGTAATGATCCCCCTTGAGACTGACCGTTAGGGATTAGCAGGCAGGTTCAGCAACAGCTGGGGGAGAACCGGGGGGCTTCTGAGGCCCCCGCCTGTGCTGAGAGCTCTACTTCTTCAGGCAGCTGCTCAAATGTGCTTGGCTTCTCTGTAGCGAAGCCCGGGCTCCCACCATGGGAACCTCTGCTGAGCTGGGGACTCACGTCCTTCTGACAGGTGGTCCCTGAGAACTGTCGCTGTGATGCATTTCTGAGTTGCTTTTAAGGCTTGATCTCTACCTTTTCCCGTCCACCTTGCCAACTGAAGTGGAGTATTTGTTCCGCTACGTTTCCTGCGGGGCTCTTCTAGGCTCTTCTGGCTCGGGATGTCGCGTGGCAAGCACACAGGCTTGGTTCTGTCCTCAGAGCCTGGGGCTGCCGTGGTGGCTGCTCTGGGCTGGGAAGTGAGTGGGGTGAGGAGTGGCTgggcattttataaatatttattctcttcatttaATAGGCATGTTCTGTTATCCAAGGTTAATCCTTTAGGGTATAATTTTATTGATGCACTGAGtccttagttttgtctgttttctcaccAGTCTGAATAGTTTCTCCATCCCTGTCCGGCAGAGCTGGctttcctggggcaggagggggtggcTTACACTGCAGTGAGGCCACTGGAGCAGCAGCTGCTGGTATTAGGGTCCTGCAGAAGGGCAGGCCAAGGCCTTGAAGGTGCTGTTCATTTTGAAGATGGCTGTGTGGCTTGGGAGGCATGTCACGGCGGTGCCTCTCAGGGCTTCTTGGCTCTGGCAGTGGAAGGGCTTGGGGAGATGAGTGGTCAGTTCtcctagctttcttttttccattaagaAGCTGAAAAGGTTGGATAAATTCTGAGTTTAGCAAGCAAAGgccaaaaaagacatttttttaaaaagccacagtaAAACAAAGTGGCGCTAAGTGCAGGGCAGGAGGCCACTGAAGCTNTTCCATTAAGAAGCTGAAAAGGTTGGATAAATTCTGAGTTTAGCAAGCAAAGgccaaaaaagacattttttttaaaaagccacagtaAAACAAAGTGGCGCTAAGTGCAGGGCAGGAGGCCACTGAAGCTGCTTGTGACTGGTGGCCATAGTGTGCCTTCCCAGGCATGCTCCTCCCGCTGCCTGCCTCACCCGGGACTCCTTCAGCCCTGACCCGGCCACGCAGCCCAGCACGGCCGCAGCCAGGGCTGAACTGCAGGCTGTGCTGCAAGTACCGGGCTCCTGCC contains these protein-coding regions:
- the LOC117796947 gene encoding endoplasmic reticulum metallopeptidase 1-like, with product MSFYVRTHKGSTLSQWSLGNGTPVTSKGGDYFVFYSHGLQASAWRFWIEVQVLEERPEGMVTVAIAAHYLSGEDKKSSQLDALRAKFPDWTFPSAWVCTYNLFVF